A stretch of the Sorangium aterium genome encodes the following:
- a CDS encoding tetratricopeptide repeat protein — translation MRVAVPPSAARRAPRAFLAAIASLAALTSMAGCAAPRVARSIDGQIIEGRFIAAQAYALYAIGAEAEARGDLATALEAYELAEDGDPDSADIWTRIGSVRCRLGRGEAAGAAFERARAIEPDYEPAYREQARCDLSAGRLEAALGRIDRAISLDPDRDDGALLRAEILRRLGRTGDARLALRALVVRRPWSTEAWRALHAAAVEAGDRAVAEQAARRLRELAAPGAPVPGRRVSSGGHLAEVDEALVLGQLRRARRLARDADLTPGEVAVRAAALGRLGEAREQAELVSAADPASASALVALAVAADLSGDLDALTRACDALDLSTAAGGPTVAPSRLARLLFAELLFRRVGRDAALTWLGPPPPALGAPDTLSQEVERRVRRELVGAP, via the coding sequence GTGCGCGTAGCCGTGCCGCCCTCCGCCGCGCGGCGCGCGCCGCGTGCGTTCCTCGCAGCGATCGCGTCGCTCGCGGCGCTCACGTCCATGGCCGGCTGCGCCGCGCCCCGGGTCGCGCGCTCGATCGACGGCCAGATCATCGAGGGTCGCTTCATCGCGGCGCAAGCTTATGCGCTGTATGCGATCGGCGCCGAGGCCGAGGCGCGCGGCGATCTCGCGACGGCGCTGGAGGCGTACGAGCTGGCGGAGGACGGAGACCCCGACAGCGCGGACATCTGGACGCGTATCGGGTCCGTGCGCTGCCGGCTCGGGCGCGGGGAGGCGGCGGGCGCCGCCTTCGAGCGCGCCCGCGCGATCGAGCCCGACTACGAGCCGGCCTACCGCGAGCAGGCGCGCTGCGATCTCTCCGCGGGGCGGCTCGAGGCGGCGCTCGGGCGGATCGATCGGGCGATCTCGCTCGATCCGGATCGTGACGACGGCGCCCTGCTGCGGGCCGAGATCCTGCGGCGCCTGGGCCGAACGGGCGACGCGCGCCTCGCCTTGCGGGCGCTCGTGGTGCGGCGCCCGTGGTCGACGGAGGCGTGGCGCGCGCTGCACGCGGCGGCCGTCGAGGCGGGCGATCGCGCGGTGGCCGAGCAGGCTGCGCGGCGCCTGAGGGAGCTGGCTGCGCCGGGGGCACCCGTCCCGGGGCGGCGGGTGTCGTCAGGCGGGCACCTGGCCGAGGTCGACGAGGCGCTCGTCCTGGGCCAGCTGCGCCGCGCCCGCCGCCTGGCGCGCGACGCGGATCTGACGCCCGGCGAGGTCGCGGTGCGCGCAGCCGCGCTGGGCCGCCTCGGCGAGGCCCGCGAGCAGGCCGAGCTCGTCTCGGCGGCCGATCCGGCGAGCGCCTCGGCGCTCGTGGCGCTCGCGGTGGCGGCCGATCTGAGCGGCGATCTCGACGCGCTGACCCGGGCCTGCGACGCCCTCGACCTGTCCACGGCGGCGGGCGGCCCCACGGTGGCCCCCTCGCGGCTCGCCCGTCTCCTCTTCGCCGAGCTGCTCTTCCGTCGCGTAGGACGCGACGCCGCGCTCACCTGGCTCGGCCCGCCGCCCCCCGCGCTCGGCGCCCCGGACACGCTGTCCCAGGAGGTCGAGCGGCGCGTCCGCCGAGAGCTCGTGGGCGCGCCCTGA
- the nuoL gene encoding NADH-quinone oxidoreductase subunit L, with product MEALRVLFPASEFALLAVILGLPALGAFVNGLFGKRLGKDAVRLMALAALGGAFLAAVTTFLMLPHEGGKLTWTAWRWFSITGRMGQSIAIDAAFSVDGLSGTMILVVTGVGFLIHLYSSAYMREDPGYYRFFAYLNLFIFSMLVLIMGDNLAVLFVGWEGVGMCSYLLIGFWFKDDKNASAGKKAFVVNRIGDFGLLVAMAMLAYYTGTLNFDGIAANAGNLLSAVKIWPIGNMSVDTVPGFLSFLVPSQPVLVYAGTLAALALFLGCAGKSAQIPLYVWLPDAMAGPTPVSALIHAATMVTAGVYLVARLSAVFVLSPFAMAVVAVTGVATALFAASIGLFQNDLKKVLAYSTVSQLGFMFIGVGVGAFAAGFFHVLTHAFFKACLFLGAGSVIHAMHARIHDTDQSQDMRNMGGLKNYMPLTRWTFLLACLSIAGFPGFAGFWSKDEILWRAFSGRIESVSTRGQPVWQWPEWLGPAIYWVGILAATMTAFYMFRAYFQTFHGEFRGWTIVRGWKDPHPHGHHDDHHGHAHGEKLEGPEPYESPLPMTIPLIVLGALSVFAGFLMAEPLVHLTHNHAFAPLAHLLEPVFSLTERAVTVREGVEGLLFPMMLPGVAACFTGIGLAMLVYWNKRGEPERRFAESVPGLYRLIYDKWRIDELYNATVVGMVDAIADIFTMADKWIIDGIIAKLSAALVGFFGTVLRALQTGRVQVYAASMVVGLAGVGWFLVKPHADANVDDAELRRSGEVRLSAAPGLGYRYRWEAPGLPAREFSEATDVTVKLEPGETKDVVLRVRNAFDREATETFSFSRPASRKTPAGPTTLLGPDVPALPPGATPAEQIHDLIKPRGLQ from the coding sequence CTGGCGCTGGTTCTCGATCACCGGCCGGATGGGCCAGTCGATCGCGATCGACGCCGCCTTCAGCGTCGACGGGCTGAGCGGGACGATGATCCTCGTCGTCACCGGCGTCGGCTTCCTCATCCACCTCTACTCGTCCGCGTACATGCGCGAGGACCCGGGGTACTACCGGTTCTTCGCGTACCTGAACCTGTTCATCTTCTCGATGCTCGTCCTGATCATGGGCGACAACCTCGCCGTCCTCTTCGTGGGATGGGAGGGCGTCGGCATGTGCAGCTACCTGCTCATCGGGTTCTGGTTCAAGGACGACAAGAACGCGAGCGCGGGCAAGAAGGCGTTCGTCGTGAACCGCATCGGCGACTTCGGCCTCCTCGTGGCGATGGCGATGCTCGCCTACTACACGGGCACGCTGAACTTCGACGGCATCGCGGCGAACGCGGGCAACCTGCTCTCCGCGGTGAAGATCTGGCCGATCGGCAACATGTCGGTCGACACCGTGCCGGGCTTCCTGAGCTTCCTCGTCCCGTCGCAGCCGGTGCTCGTCTACGCGGGGACGCTGGCCGCGCTCGCGCTGTTCCTCGGCTGCGCCGGCAAGAGCGCGCAGATCCCGCTCTACGTCTGGCTGCCCGACGCGATGGCCGGCCCGACGCCGGTCTCCGCCCTGATCCACGCCGCGACGATGGTGACCGCGGGCGTCTACCTCGTGGCGCGGCTCTCGGCGGTGTTCGTGCTGTCGCCGTTCGCGATGGCGGTCGTCGCGGTGACCGGCGTGGCCACGGCGCTGTTCGCGGCCTCGATCGGGCTCTTCCAGAACGACCTGAAGAAGGTGCTCGCCTACTCCACGGTGAGCCAGCTCGGGTTCATGTTCATCGGCGTGGGCGTCGGCGCGTTCGCCGCCGGCTTCTTCCACGTGCTCACGCACGCCTTCTTCAAGGCCTGCCTCTTCCTCGGCGCCGGCTCGGTGATCCACGCGATGCACGCCCGCATCCACGACACCGACCAGTCCCAGGACATGCGCAACATGGGCGGCCTGAAGAACTACATGCCGCTGACGCGCTGGACCTTCCTCCTCGCGTGCCTCTCGATCGCGGGCTTCCCCGGGTTCGCCGGGTTCTGGTCGAAGGACGAGATCCTGTGGCGCGCCTTCTCCGGCCGGATCGAGTCGGTCTCGACGCGCGGGCAGCCGGTGTGGCAGTGGCCCGAGTGGCTCGGCCCGGCGATCTACTGGGTCGGCATCCTGGCCGCGACGATGACCGCGTTCTACATGTTCCGCGCGTACTTCCAGACGTTCCACGGCGAGTTCCGCGGCTGGACGATCGTGCGCGGCTGGAAGGACCCGCACCCGCACGGCCACCACGACGATCACCACGGGCACGCGCACGGCGAGAAGCTCGAGGGCCCGGAGCCGTACGAGTCGCCGCTGCCGATGACGATCCCGCTGATCGTGCTCGGGGCGCTGTCGGTCTTCGCCGGCTTCCTCATGGCGGAGCCGCTCGTGCACCTCACCCACAACCACGCGTTCGCGCCGCTCGCGCACCTGCTCGAGCCGGTCTTCTCGCTGACGGAGCGGGCGGTGACGGTGCGCGAGGGGGTGGAGGGGCTGCTCTTCCCGATGATGCTGCCCGGCGTCGCGGCGTGCTTCACCGGCATCGGCCTGGCGATGCTCGTGTACTGGAACAAGCGCGGCGAGCCCGAGCGGCGCTTCGCCGAGAGCGTCCCTGGGCTCTACCGGCTCATCTACGACAAGTGGCGGATCGACGAGCTCTACAACGCCACGGTGGTCGGCATGGTCGACGCGATCGCCGACATCTTCACGATGGCCGACAAGTGGATCATCGACGGCATCATCGCGAAGCTCTCGGCCGCGCTGGTCGGGTTCTTCGGCACGGTGCTGCGCGCGCTCCAGACGGGCCGCGTGCAGGTCTACGCCGCGTCGATGGTCGTCGGCCTCGCCGGCGTCGGCTGGTTCCTCGTCAAGCCGCACGCGGACGCGAACGTCGACGACGCTGAGCTGCGCCGGTCCGGCGAGGTGAGGCTCTCGGCGGCGCCGGGGCTCGGCTACCGGTACCGCTGGGAGGCGCCCGGCCTGCCGGCGCGCGAGTTCTCCGAGGCGACCGACGTCACGGTGAAGCTCGAGCCCGGCGAGACGAAGGACGTCGTCCTCCGCGTGCGGAACGCGTTCGACCGCGAGGCGACCGAGACCTTCTCGTTCTCCAGGCCGGCGAGCCGCAAGACCCCCGCGGGTCCGACCACCCTGCTGGGCCCGGACGTGCCCGCGCTGCCCCCGGGGGCGACCCCGGCGGAGCAGATCCATGACCTGATCAAGCCGAGAGGCCTGCAATGA
- a CDS encoding NADH-quinone oxidoreductase subunit N codes for MILGPYIAVSPLIVVSLGGALLMLAEAFSHRREESHDRRSGPSSDMALGTAITLLTGAVFSGAVGFVGPETLEGFDSLAPYLVMDRFTLFFSFVLCLGGALAALLAGGYLPEHRLDRGEFYPLLTFSTIGAIILAGAGDLLTLFLGLETMSLGAYALTGFRRTSPRSTEAAIKYFLLGSFAAALLLYGGALIYGATGHTDLAGIGEAIAGAKGAAAPNPALLLIGAALMLVGLAFKVSAVPFHMWTPDAYEGAPTPATTFMAVAVKGAAFATLLRVLLGAFGSPALSSWAAGWPPAVAVMALLTMTVANLIAGRQESVKRMLAYSSIAHAGYLLVGVAATVRASEDAQASVMFYLLAYTVSTVGAFGTLILCGSRGAEAVSYEDLSGIGKRHPVAALAFSLFLLSLAGVPPTAGFFGKLYIVKAAMGAELYTLSVALLLNSVLSAYYYLRVLVYMYMREPAPGAPIARPMRSGYVNAALVVSAVLVMVLGIWPTTSLGIAVRAVLASR; via the coding sequence ATGATCCTCGGACCGTACATCGCGGTGTCGCCGCTCATCGTTGTCTCGCTCGGCGGCGCGCTGCTGATGCTCGCGGAGGCGTTCTCGCACCGCCGCGAGGAGTCGCACGATCGCCGCTCCGGCCCCTCGTCCGACATGGCGCTCGGGACCGCGATCACGCTCCTCACCGGGGCGGTGTTCTCGGGCGCTGTCGGGTTCGTCGGCCCCGAGACGCTGGAGGGGTTCGACTCGCTCGCCCCGTACCTGGTCATGGACCGGTTCACGCTGTTCTTCTCCTTCGTGCTCTGCCTGGGCGGCGCGCTCGCGGCGCTGCTCGCCGGGGGCTACCTCCCGGAGCACCGGCTCGATCGCGGGGAGTTCTACCCGCTGCTGACCTTCTCGACGATCGGGGCGATCATCCTCGCCGGCGCGGGGGATCTGCTGACGCTCTTCCTCGGCCTGGAGACGATGTCGCTCGGGGCGTACGCGCTGACCGGGTTCCGCAGGACGTCGCCGAGGAGCACCGAGGCGGCGATCAAGTACTTCCTGCTCGGCTCGTTCGCGGCGGCGCTGCTGCTGTACGGCGGCGCGCTGATCTACGGGGCGACGGGGCACACCGACCTCGCGGGGATCGGCGAGGCGATCGCGGGCGCGAAGGGGGCCGCGGCGCCGAACCCGGCGCTGCTGCTCATCGGGGCGGCGCTGATGCTCGTCGGGCTCGCGTTCAAGGTGAGCGCGGTGCCGTTCCACATGTGGACGCCGGACGCGTACGAGGGCGCCCCGACGCCGGCAACGACGTTCATGGCGGTCGCCGTGAAGGGCGCGGCGTTCGCGACGCTCCTGCGGGTGCTGCTCGGGGCGTTCGGTAGCCCGGCGCTCTCGTCGTGGGCCGCGGGCTGGCCGCCGGCCGTGGCGGTGATGGCGCTGCTCACGATGACGGTCGCGAACCTCATCGCGGGCCGGCAGGAGTCGGTGAAGCGGATGCTCGCGTACTCGAGCATCGCGCACGCCGGGTACCTGCTCGTGGGCGTGGCGGCGACGGTGCGGGCGAGCGAGGACGCGCAGGCGAGCGTGATGTTCTACCTGCTCGCCTACACGGTCTCGACGGTCGGCGCCTTCGGGACGCTCATCCTCTGCGGCAGCCGCGGGGCCGAGGCGGTGAGCTACGAGGACCTCTCCGGGATCGGCAAGCGGCACCCGGTGGCGGCGCTCGCGTTCTCGCTCTTCCTGCTGTCGCTGGCCGGCGTGCCGCCGACGGCGGGCTTCTTCGGCAAGCTCTACATCGTCAAGGCGGCGATGGGCGCGGAGCTGTACACGCTGTCCGTGGCGCTGCTGCTCAACAGCGTGCTGTCGGCGTACTACTACCTGCGGGTGCTCGTGTACATGTACATGCGCGAGCCGGCCCCGGGCGCTCCGATCGCGCGGCCGATGCGCTCGGGCTACGTCAACGCGGCCCTGGTGGTGTCCGCGGTGCTCGTGATGGTCCTCGGCATCTGGCCGACGACCTCGCTCGGGATCGCGGTGCGCGCGGTCCTCGCTTCTCGCTAG
- a CDS encoding complex I subunit 4 family protein, whose amino-acid sequence MSVLDLVTQYWPALAAGVVGAILPPGGGQGAEDAHDGHGDDHHDGHGDDHHGGDEHGEAHAAAGYTLWQRVGLGLIAALTVLFVQWLWPSGAAAEAAGTTDEWPSLLNVLIGLPFVGAAAVLFMPRQLLSLLRGFTLAVLGAGLLASLWLLSVPMTVGWHFQSIKEWIPALGIRWHVAIDGISLWLVLLTTFIAPIAAYASFGSIKSRIKELCFCLLFLQGAMLGAFVALDLFLFFLFWELMLVPMFVMIGIWGGVEKIKAAIKLFVYTMAGSMLMLAGIVYLVWANQKLTGAYTFDYLALSRVVLPRGAQMLCFWAFSIAFFIKVPMWPVHTWLPDAHVQAPTGGSVILAAVMLKIGTYAYLRFSMGLFPGPASSLAANLAGIAILGGVIYGALVAWKQSDVKRLVAYSSVAHLGYVMLGLFGVTPSGIQGAVLQMVNHGVSTGALFLLVGVIYDRRHTREVAEFGGLAKVMPAYATLFLIVTFASVGVPGTNGFIGEFMIIMGTYASERLGTFSGIHTIGAAAGVILAAVYMLSVVQKMFFGPLTNPKNKHLPDVTPREGLALAPLILMIFVIGLFPAIFLDRMKESVLSTYNQFKVVSGQAILFADERNAKLLPEDTFSPAFLKGAPSVGSGQGAAGAGEDEQARRDRAAGGALAARAEEAAR is encoded by the coding sequence ATGAGCGTGCTCGACCTCGTAACGCAGTACTGGCCGGCGCTCGCTGCCGGCGTCGTGGGGGCGATCCTCCCGCCGGGCGGCGGGCAGGGCGCCGAAGATGCCCACGACGGCCATGGTGACGATCACCACGACGGCCATGGTGACGACCACCACGGCGGCGACGAGCACGGCGAGGCCCACGCCGCCGCGGGGTACACCCTGTGGCAGCGGGTCGGCCTCGGGCTCATCGCGGCGCTCACGGTGCTCTTCGTGCAGTGGCTCTGGCCGTCCGGCGCCGCGGCGGAAGCGGCGGGTACGACCGACGAGTGGCCGTCGCTGCTCAACGTGCTCATCGGGCTGCCGTTCGTGGGCGCCGCCGCGGTGCTGTTCATGCCGCGGCAGCTGCTCTCGCTGCTCCGGGGCTTCACGCTGGCCGTGCTCGGCGCGGGCCTCCTCGCGTCGCTGTGGCTGCTCAGCGTGCCGATGACCGTGGGCTGGCACTTCCAGTCGATCAAGGAGTGGATCCCGGCGCTGGGCATCCGGTGGCACGTCGCCATCGACGGCATCAGCCTCTGGCTCGTCCTGCTGACGACGTTCATCGCGCCCATCGCGGCGTACGCGTCGTTCGGCTCGATCAAGAGCCGGATCAAGGAGCTCTGCTTCTGCCTCCTGTTCCTGCAGGGGGCGATGCTCGGCGCGTTCGTCGCGCTCGACCTGTTCCTGTTCTTCCTCTTCTGGGAGCTGATGCTGGTGCCGATGTTCGTGATGATCGGCATCTGGGGCGGCGTCGAGAAGATCAAGGCGGCGATCAAGCTCTTCGTCTACACGATGGCGGGCTCGATGCTGATGCTCGCGGGCATCGTGTACCTCGTGTGGGCGAACCAGAAGCTCACGGGCGCCTACACGTTCGACTACCTCGCGCTGTCGCGCGTCGTGCTGCCCCGGGGCGCGCAGATGCTCTGCTTCTGGGCGTTCTCGATCGCGTTCTTCATCAAGGTGCCGATGTGGCCGGTGCACACGTGGCTGCCGGACGCCCACGTGCAGGCGCCGACCGGCGGCTCGGTGATCCTGGCCGCGGTGATGCTGAAGATCGGGACGTACGCGTACCTGCGCTTCTCGATGGGCCTGTTCCCCGGCCCGGCCTCCAGCCTCGCGGCCAACCTGGCCGGCATCGCGATCCTCGGCGGGGTGATCTACGGCGCGCTGGTCGCCTGGAAGCAGTCCGACGTGAAGCGCCTCGTGGCGTACTCGTCGGTCGCCCATCTGGGCTACGTGATGCTCGGGCTCTTCGGCGTCACGCCGAGCGGGATCCAGGGCGCGGTGCTCCAGATGGTGAACCACGGCGTCTCCACCGGCGCGCTCTTCCTCCTCGTCGGCGTGATCTACGACCGCCGCCACACCCGGGAGGTCGCGGAGTTCGGCGGCCTCGCCAAGGTGATGCCCGCCTACGCGACGCTCTTCCTGATCGTGACGTTCGCCTCCGTGGGCGTGCCCGGCACGAACGGGTTCATCGGCGAGTTCATGATCATCATGGGGACCTACGCGTCCGAGCGCCTCGGGACGTTCAGCGGGATCCACACGATCGGCGCCGCGGCGGGCGTCATCCTCGCCGCCGTCTACATGCTGAGCGTCGTGCAGAAGATGTTCTTCGGGCCGCTCACGAACCCGAAGAACAAGCACCTGCCCGACGTGACGCCCCGCGAGGGTCTCGCGCTCGCGCCCCTGATCCTCATGATCTTCGTGATCGGCCTGTTCCCTGCGATCTTCCTCGATCGGATGAAGGAGTCGGTCCTGTCTACTTACAACCAGTTCAAGGTCGTCTCCGGGCAGGCGATCCTCTTCGCGGACGAACGGAACGCGAAGCTCCTGCCCGAGGACACGTTCTCCCCCGCCTTCCTGAAGGGGGCGCCCTCGGTGGGATCCGGTCAGGGCGCGGCGGGGGCGGGTGAAGACGAGCAGGCTCGGCGCGATCGGGCGGCGGGCGGCGCGCTCGCGGCGCGCGCGGAGGAGGCGGCGCGATGA
- the hisC gene encoding histidinol-phosphate transaminase has product MPLPDFLPALLRPELAELHAYTPVAGHFPVRLDANESPPLLSAEARAALARAAAPEDWGRYPDARALDLREAIAAHCGADPDEIVAGVGSDEVISIVLTALSRPRQGADAPSVVTVSPTFVMYKLSARARGMRVVEVPLDAGWDLDVAGLARAVDFARPNVVFIASPNNPTGALMSEDRLEAVVAAARDALVIVDEAYIDFAPRDQLALLRKHPNVAVLRTLSKIGLASLRIGWLIGARELVAELDKVRQPYNLPTPSQRAAAFALRELGGELRRAAAAVTSERERLAAGLAELGLTVAPSHANFLWIGTRRPAGEVFEALAARGVLVRSFHAAGGRLAHRLRITVGLPEENDRLLAEIAACA; this is encoded by the coding sequence ATGCCGCTGCCCGACTTCCTCCCTGCGCTGCTTCGTCCGGAGCTCGCCGAGCTCCACGCCTACACCCCGGTCGCGGGGCACTTCCCCGTGCGCCTCGACGCCAACGAGAGCCCGCCGTTGCTCTCGGCCGAGGCGCGGGCGGCCCTCGCGCGGGCCGCGGCGCCCGAGGACTGGGGCCGCTACCCCGACGCGCGCGCCCTCGATCTCCGCGAGGCCATCGCCGCCCACTGCGGCGCCGATCCCGACGAGATCGTGGCCGGCGTCGGCTCCGACGAGGTGATCTCGATCGTGCTCACCGCGCTCAGCCGCCCGCGGCAGGGCGCGGACGCGCCGAGCGTCGTCACGGTCAGCCCCACCTTCGTCATGTACAAGCTGAGCGCGCGCGCGCGCGGGATGCGCGTCGTCGAGGTCCCGCTCGACGCCGGCTGGGATCTCGACGTGGCGGGCCTCGCGCGCGCCGTCGATTTCGCGCGCCCCAACGTCGTCTTCATCGCCTCGCCGAACAACCCGACGGGCGCGCTCATGTCGGAGGACCGGCTCGAGGCGGTCGTGGCCGCGGCGAGGGACGCCCTCGTGATCGTCGACGAGGCGTACATCGACTTTGCCCCGCGCGACCAGCTCGCCCTCCTGCGCAAGCACCCGAACGTCGCCGTGCTGCGGACGCTCTCGAAGATCGGCCTCGCGTCGCTGCGGATCGGCTGGCTCATCGGCGCCCGGGAGCTCGTGGCCGAGCTCGACAAGGTCCGCCAGCCCTACAACCTGCCCACTCCGTCGCAGCGCGCGGCCGCCTTCGCCCTGCGGGAGCTCGGCGGCGAGCTCCGCCGCGCCGCCGCCGCCGTGACGTCCGAGCGCGAGCGCCTCGCGGCCGGGCTCGCCGAGCTCGGCCTCACGGTCGCGCCGAGCCACGCCAACTTCCTCTGGATCGGCACGCGCCGCCCTGCCGGCGAGGTCTTCGAGGCGCTCGCCGCGCGCGGCGTCCTCGTGCGCAGCTTCCACGCGGCGGGCGGACGCCTCGCGCACCGGCTCCGCATCACTGTCGGCCTCCCGGAGGAGAACGATCGCCTCCTCGCCGAGATCGCCGCGTGCGCGTAG